In Bacillus rossius redtenbacheri isolate Brsri chromosome 11, Brsri_v3, whole genome shotgun sequence, the DNA window ATGCTGGAATTATCCATGCAGGTGGGGTCGCATGCTCTGTGCGgggactggccagccatggcagcgattggctccatgactaactcccctatcatAAAACTAGCTTAAAACCATACTAAGTTGGGGCCAGGGAAAACTCTGCAcacagacatgcgggatgcaagggcATGCATTAATTGCGTTGGAGTATACAGGAAGCAGAGGATGgcatggatgaagagttggatgGAGTAGAAAATAGTCCACCATGTGGGGGGTTAGGAGCTTGGACGCGTAGTTCGCTAGCAACTAAGTAAGTGCTCCGTGCCGTGCGTTATGTGGTGCGCGAGGGCGCTATCCCTCACATTTCCAGCCGCAGCCCTCTGGCGGTAGCCTTCAGGAGCTCGCGGTACAAGGCGGATGTGACCATCACGTGTGGAAGCGATAATCCTTACATCACTGAGATCTGTGTGCCGGTAAATCATATTAATCAACCGAAACCTTCGGCACTTAATTCACGACGAATACCTGGACCAGTTTGCAGTGCAGGGGTGACCCTCCCGCCGTAGCTTCTCCTTCGCAGCGCGACCACGCTGTGGAGTTTTAAAAAGAGTACATGGCCGACTGATTCGTATCCCATTCTTTCTATAGCGGGAAGGCTGCCAGAAGGCGTAGATGAGTAATGTGAAGTGCAACATGTGTTAACAGTGTTTCCACTGTACTTTGTAGCTTAACGACTCAGGCTTAGTACCTGTCCCTCGGCTCGTGTAAATGAAACAACGGCTGCCAGTAGTTCTCCACCCAACCTACTTAGGAATCAACTATCAATGCGGAGAATGGAGTGCTCAAGGATGTCATTAGTTAGCAGGGTCTTCACCAACAGGTGCAGCCACCAGGCTTGGTGATCCACACTAGGGCCGGCGACCCAGAACCCACACCATCCCTGGGGCTAGAAGTCCGGGCTGACCTGGCGCCCTCCTGGACCAAGCTCAcgattaaattattgtaaattacttaCGCGCCACTTAGTTCAACCCGGTTCTCAGTCACAGAACCGCCGGGTGGTGACAATACTAGACATTTGATTAATTAGTTTCTAAGATGTTCACATCTTAAAGATGAGGCGTGGGCCAACTTTGCTTGAAATTAGACGTAATATAATAtactaaaacaattatttttttgtattttggtttcgattttataatttttattacttttttccaTAATGCTATTACTTAGTAACTAAGGCTTAGATACGAATATACACTACTTCAATTGCTTCTGTTATTATAATAGTTCAAAGGGAACTGTCAGCGTATAGAAACAGGCAAACGGGTAAACaagcattcatatttaatttataagtgTTTTCAATGTGCAATTTAAAATATCATGGTTCTCTGAAACTAACCGGCACTCGAGGTGAGGCCTACTAGGTGGGATGTGTCCCTCAGACACCGCCATCGAGCAGAATTTTGGGTGAAAAAGACGAAAGTACCCCAAGATGGTCGATGAGGTCCCGATCATAGGCAACGAGAGGCTAACACTCCCGAACTTGGCCGAATCCTTACAATTAGTAAGCCGAAAACCCCTAGAGCCATCAAGCTATAGTCCATTAAGAATAAAATTCTGCTCGATAATACTTTTATGTGTTACTCACTggtgatttgaattttttttgttctctacGAGTCAAGTAGTATTTGGACAAAAAAACCTGATAACATATACCAGCTTAATTTTAACACCCAGTTTAAGGAATTTTCATTGAGATCCAAATTACTGAAATTACTCTGTCTAGCAAATAAATCCTTGGTTAATCTGGCGTTGTACATGAATCAATGGAGCATTACTGGAACTTTTTGTAAACTAAAAcgcataaaaattgtatttattgccAGTTATATATATTTGGgtgtatattttatttagatatatattctttaattatATTCATACCTTGTAATGTGGGTGACCTCCTATCAGTTGTGGCTTCTGTAGCTGGTGAATAGAAGCGTACATCTTGTGAGAGCAATACATTGTGAAGggtattttatgttaatattttatgttaatagtAGAAGTTACCTTTTTTTTAGTAGGGGCCTGAAACATGTGAAGAagattaatatttaaacactGATTATGTGACACATACCAGATGTACTACTACATCACATTACATTCTTTGTCTTCATTTTTGACTAATATGCATGATCGTcagcaaaaaaacaacaaaaaaaacaatgttctTCTTAACATAATACTGCATTAATGACCCATAGCATACTTGTCTGATGCTCAAGCCTCATGCACCTTTTACCGAAAAGGGAAGCTTCCACTGCCACTAAAGAACCCCTGTAGTTACCAAACCGTTGTTGGAACTTATAAAAAGTGTAGCAATGTGTATCAGCATATGTGAGTATGTAAAAATACATGCAGCTTCTAGTGCATTGATACTAGTTAATTCGTACCAAAACAAACTTACACAAATCGGTATGTTTACCTTTACACtgtttaacaattatttattgatttaaaaatCGATTACATTTATTAAACATGTGgttgtgtattatttaatgtttcaGAATCTAGAAAAAACCCGGACCTTACCGATATAGCTCCCTCGAGTAAAGTTCCAGGAAAATAAATACAATCGCATTGAAATATTCAGACAAACCACAACACCAATTTTTCTGTATGCTAGGCTTATGGAAAACCATACCCCTCAATTCATTGATACACtaatattcaattaaatattggTCAATGTAACCGTTTGATCAGATTCTTCTCCGGCCTGTAACAATTCCAATGCTTCTACCCTTTCCACAAAAGAGTCATAACTTTAGCCATCCTCCAGTATGCATGGTGTAATCAATGCTGATCCATGCTAATACTAGTCAAATTTTAATTGATGGTCACCAAAGATAACTCTTTATCGAGGCCAAACTATAGTCCCACGGAAGATATAAGTGTTACTGTAATGTTTCGTGTTAAATCAGCCAAGCATTAACTTGTGCAAAGTGCTTGCTCATCTGGCCGATACACTTCTGGTGCGAAATGTAACAGCACATAACCTTTTCAGAGACATTAGCCCAATAAATCGACCCACTCCGAAACAGCAATGTAACCGAAGTTGGTAGCCCCCAAAAGGAGCAATGAGTTTCTGGACAAAAAGAAACTCTTAATCTAAGTAGTTGAAAACCATTCTTGCTAATCGAGACTAATAATGTATGGTCGATATAATATATGGATAGATAACTTTACTTACTTGACTTTGAGGAAATTGGTGGCATAcgatatacttatatatatatatatatatatatatatatatatatatatatatatatcttcgtTGATAAACAGTCATGTCTCTTGAAGAGAGAGGTTTGCTATTGTCAGAGAGAAGCTAAAGCTACAGTTAGCAACTGTCCATTTCACAAATATTGATGGCTTCTTCTGTCGGATACCTCACGACACCTCATTGATTGACTACCTTCCGCTTAGTTATGTAATACCAACTACAACCATTTACTGTAATATGAAGAACAAATTGTCACCAAAATATGTTCCCAAGAACGTTGCTACGTCCGCAGATATTGGATGAGGATGCTCTGACTTCCCAACCATCCACGTGGTCACTACTATCAGTAAACTTGTCTGCATGAAATTTCGCCCACATTTATGAGCTATTGGACTTTATTTAGTGCATCTTGTGCAGATGCTAAATCAAGAAATCGCTCAATGAAAGGGAgtaccattttttaaaaaaatatttcattaattctatttataatattttaacaggCTTCAGCttgtaagtaaataaaaaattctaacaGAAACTTACTACAGATGTTAAATTAGTTACACTAGTCCATGAACAATTACTTCaagaataataaaaacatttatcttATAACTCGTAAAGTCATGATGTGAAATCAACAACAAAATAAGTTACCCTACGTACTAACTTTTATGTCTTAATTTTACCGTTAAGTCACCCAAAACGGAGTTGTTATACTAGACATGTAGGAATATCATTGTGATTCCGAAGTGACACATAATGTTCTTGTTATGCAGTTTGTAACCATGAAACTGAATGTgttaatcattaaattaaatgtagGTGGGATAATAGAAGCAAGGTTCTATGCAGATACCTGTCCTAGATTTATTTGTGTCCAGTTTGTACATAAGAgaatatgtaattaaaaaatacttttctttatatttaattattaaaaaaaatatttctaatcatATGAGGGATAGTTTGCAGGTAATTTTCGTCTGCCTCGAGGAAGTAACGGTCCTTGACACTTAGCGGGTGTTGTCCCCGGTTCCCTGGCGGAGGCGAGGGTCCTGACCTGTTGAAGGAGAGGTCGAGCCAAGTGAGGAGCTGCGGCGTCTCGAGCAGCGTGTCCGCCAGTTGTCGCACGCCGCTGGCGTCACGCAGGCAGTTGTTGGCCAGCCTGAGGGCAGGGCTGAGGTAGCGACCAGACCGTCCTGTGCGTGGCGGCGAACCAGTGCAGTCGGTGCGTGGCTCCATCAGCTCCGCCTCCTCGACGCATGTCAGCCCCATGAAGGAGAGATCCACCAGGGGACACAGCCTCAACTCCTGCCCCATAGCCGCTGCCCTGCTGTTGCTGGCAAGCATGACAATGCGCGCAACAATGATGATGGCAGCATATTCATGCATCGACAAATAATGTCATCAATGTATATGACAGAGGTGcatgtttgaaaaaaaagaaaaaagtgggaaaataatttatttattggccactgacattattttaaataatatttaaaatggcaTTGCGATATATAGCgtgcttttctggtattttaccATTTAAGCagttggttagtttaggtaagctacattaaaatacaacACATTAACctcatacataatttttaatggaGCTATCATCGACATTCttgtacagtattttaaatgtacgtagctaacctaacctaaacaactcttaaaatcaggggcgcaacaacagggggggggggcaagggtattttgcccccccccccttctgaaaccttgaagtgggggcaaacgggggcaaagaaagtgctgtttaatcaatttttttgataataaaactgcttaaacagcaccattttccaccttgaaatacaaatttccccgggggaggacccccggaccccccgcttcaatagggggatcgatgatcctttataaaaatgtatattgccccccctttggaaatttagttgttgcgcccctgcttaaaATGGTAGACTTTTGATATACTATTTGAAATATCGCAATGCACTTCTAAagaattattatcagaaaaaatgtcaggaagaaataattccttttagccaaattttgtttattttatttgcggATGTGTCTCTCTCATTGAAAATTACTAAGAAAAAGGAAGCATTGGAACTAAGATGGCCACCAACGGCAGACCAAAACCTGATGGCTGCCAccaaaagataaaaacaaaatggccgccgacaGCAGACTGACAGAAGaccaaaacaagatggtggctgaaACCAATATCAAagttgaaaagtaaaaaaaaatttcaaaaagtgAAATTTGGGGAAATAATCTAAGATGCTGGCCATAAAGAAAAGTGGAACAACAATGTCAAACACATCCAAGATAGCAGATATAGCAATTATCAATGGTCATgttcacaaatccaagatggaggattaAAAATTGTGTAAGGTTATAGAAAAACAACAATGGTCGCCGGGTTCCAGGTCAATTTACAAAGGTCAAAGCTCAAGGTCCAAATGAATTAATGGTTTAATGGACGAAGTcacatccaaaatggctgctAATTTTTATGGATTAATGGATGACATCacaaatctaagatggtggattcaAGATTGCATAAGGTTGTAGAAAAACAAATAGATAggattcaatatggccgccggggccaaggtaaaagttcaaggatcACGGTcataggtcaaagtcaaaggtcaaggtcaatgttcaaaaTAATATGTCAGCataaaatctaagatggcggactttACAAATCATAGATGGCGGATTTA includes these proteins:
- the LOC134536640 gene encoding leucine-rich repeat-containing protein 51-like; this translates as MHEYAAIIIVARIVMLASNSRAAAMGQELRLCPLVDLSFMGLTCVEEAELMEPRTDCTGSPPRTGRSGRYLSPALRLANNCLRDASGVRQLADTLLETPQLLTWLDLSFNRLESVPVDELMGLSSLRTLYLHANRLDGLEQVAGLRSCDGLRSLTLQGNPLCATPDYRQGVLQAIPQITSLDFCRVLPSERTPQWSSV